The Ptychodera flava strain L36383 chromosome 18, AS_Pfla_20210202, whole genome shotgun sequence sequence CCTTGATAGGGCTTGCTGAAAACATCGCCTTTCTGTATTTCCTACAGATGCGAAAATTACCATAAGGCCATAGCGTTTAAGGTCAGATGAATAAACATTAATTGATTGTTTTTCGACTAGAAGTGCATTTAGGTAAGCAGGTTAATTAGATTGTTTTTGGAGATATCAAAGAAAATGATTTGACGTTTTAAAATTGTACAGTGTGGTTTCTCTTGAAGCCGAAATTAATAATCGACCGCTTCTTTCAATCCATCAATAAATCGGTTTATTACACTAGATGTTTGATGTTTCGTTGCGCAACAGAATAATTGTGTTTTGAATTTGTTCATGTCTCAGAGATATTCGATAAAACTTGCCTTTCGAACAGGTATCGCATATCTTTAACATCTTGTTCAGCCATCGTAACCATTTGATGAAGATTTTGGCTGATGTTAGTCAGCGTGCTGCACGGCAAAGATTTCGGTTTGTGACAGAGCATTGCAGTCTTACCAAGAGACCACGGATTAATATACGAACATTTATTCTCCCATGTTCCTTCATTTGTTGATGTACAGTTACTCGTTTCTATAACTTTACCATTAGTAAAGTTAGCAGACCATAGAGTTCGTCTATCTCTGAATCTCGTTAAATCGAAAAATAAAATAGCTTCCCTTGTGAAAGATAAGGACACATCTATAGCGGCCTGGCCTTTCCAACCAGCATAAAAGTACATGCTGTATGTTCCGTTCCCATAATCGATCATTCTTGCAGCTGTGCTTGCTTGCATCTCTTTGTTGAACATTACCCCTGTTAAGAAGTCGCCTCCCCTTAGACGTTGGTTCCCGTAGTCATCTCTTGTTTCTACTATTACGTGTATAAATTCACCTCTCATAAACGTGGACTTTTTGTCTTGCAGGTATACTCTGTGTGGTTAAGGCGAATAGGTCGTATTTAGCAAAACAGATAGACTGACATGTCAATGGACATGgagaaaagacaaaaaataacgaaaaccGACAGACAAAAACATGGTAGAGAGTCAAGGTACATACACAAAGAAAAACGGCCTGTAACATATAAAAGAAGAAAGCAAAGAAACTGAAGCAGTGACAAAAATAAAGTAATAAGGTTACAGAGTTTGGTTATATCAGTTAATATTCCTGGTAGGCCTAATTATGTGAATCTTCAAATGAAAGAaagtttttcaaatgaaatcaaGTGACTCAAATAATCACATCGTTGTTTTGTGCGTCGTGAAATAACTATGGAATATTCTACCATATTTTGGCTAGCACGGCAAAAGGCTTCATCAAAATATATTgaattaatttacacaaaacAGAAAATTGTCTGAGACCGACAcacctttgataatttgaacaTGACAATGGTAAGTGTAAATATTGACATGGACAGATGATCTTTAAATTTTCAGCAATAAAAAGCCATGTGACTGCTTGAAATAGTATGTGCAAGACGACAATTTTATGTTGTCTtactttgattttgaaactgAAGTTGGAGTAATTGAATCCGGACCAAGTTTCAGAGCTTCATAACCTTGAGTATACAGATGTTCACGTTTTAGATGGTTATACGACCATTCATACTCCTCCACAATGCCGATCCACCTCATACCAAAACGGTTGAATTTGCTATATGGGAATTGGACATCATGCACCTGATCAGGATCCACATGGTATTGATTCACACCAACCCTCCTTAAAGTGTCATCGTCTAGATCTAGGATTTGAGGGTATACGTTCTCATGTTCATAGTTCTCCTGATATagttgaaaaagacaaattaatgCCTTGCGTTAAATGGTACAACCCTTAAaacatgatgaaaataaaacactgCACTAGTGAGGGATACAAGTTAAACAAGGTAATCTAGCAGTGGGTGGAATGAGTATAAAGAAAAGGTCTTGAACTCAGATCCTGGGTTGCAACTGAATATGATCAAAAAGTACATTGTTGGAAAAAACTTATACATTAAAAGAAtgggcacacacacacatacacaatgtGTAACATCTGACAACgttaatacaaaatttaaaaaacgtTAATGGGACAAATGGCACAGCTTGCAGTTTCCGAAGCATATTCAAGACGTGTATTAATTTTTACGCAAATATGAACGCTATTAACCCTACCATCCAACCAGGTggcgtttttattttttaataatagGAGGAAAGGATAGTCAGGTTAAAACCGCGATAAAATTACCAGACTTAGGTTTACAGCTCCTCTTATCAGTAGTTattctacaaatttttaatACTTACTATTACCATAATGTAGATGTATGTTCCAAGAACCATCCCAAGAATCACTAGCACAGTTGATCTAAGTATCTTTGTGAAGTTGGATTGAACACGGTCCATCTTCATCTGTTCAGAAAATGATCCACAAAAAAGTAATGCATTGAGTCCTGGAACCCTTAGCTCagtgaaaatttaaaagatTGTCACGAGCCCTCACACTGTTAAATTTGAGAGACAATCATAGAAAGCTGTGTCCGAGCTCAATATCTGGATCGACAGTTGCGAATACTCAAGGGGATTCGTAGTGTTACCGTCTAAGTCGATGGTGGATGATAGACTTGGAGACAtttactttcaatattttagTCACGTCTCACAAAAGTTGTAATAGACTACTGTGACGTAAGCGCAAGCATAAAAACATCTCTGTCGGAAAGATGAAGATTAAATTAGCCGATACAGGCCGGACGGAGTACATTACATGTGTATGGTTTGCAgctaaatcaatatttattctGTGAATAGGACATCAATATCCATATATCGCGTGGTGTCAAATTATTCATACACTCACAAAATCTGAATATTCTTTTTCATACAAACTCCTGTATCTTCTCTACAATGTTATTCTGCAGCAcaaatttgcaaacattttc is a genomic window containing:
- the LOC139117581 gene encoding NXPE family member 4-like, with amino-acid sequence MKMDRVQSNFTKILRSTVLVILGMVLGTYIYIMVIENYEHENVYPQILDLDDDTLRRVGVNQYHVDPDQVHDVQFPYSKFNRFGMRWIGIVEEYEWSYNHLKREHLYTQGYEALKLGPDSITPTSVSKSKVYLQDKKSTFMRGEFIHVIVETRDDYGNQRLRGGDFLTGVMFNKEMQASTAARMIDYGNGTYSMYFYAGWKGQAAIDVSLSFTREAILFFDLTRFRDRRTLWSANFTNGKVIETSNCTSTNEGTWENKCSYINPWSLGKTAMLCHKPKSLPCSTLTNISQNLHQMVTMAEQDVKDMRYLFERQVLSNISET